One stretch of Halichoerus grypus chromosome 10, mHalGry1.hap1.1, whole genome shotgun sequence DNA includes these proteins:
- the CEBPB gene encoding CCAAT/enhancer-binding protein beta yields MQRLVAWDPACLPLPPPPAFKSMEVANFYYEADCLAAAYAGKAAPAAPPAARPGPRPPAGELGSIGDHERAIDFSPYLEPLGAPQAPAPATATDTFEAAPPAPAPAPASSGQHHDFLSDLFSDDYGGKNCKKASEYGYVSLGRLGAAKGALHPGCFAPLHPPPPPPPPQPAELKAEPGFEPADCKRKEEAGAPGGGAAGMAAGFPYALRAYLGYQAVPSGSSGSLSTSSSSSPPGTPSPADAKAPPAACYAGAAPAPSQVKSKAKKTVDKHSDEYKIRRERNNIAVRKSRDKAKMRNLETQHKVLELTAENERLQKKVEQLSRELSTLRNLFKQLPEPLLASSGHC; encoded by the coding sequence ATGCAACGCCTGGTGGCCTGGGACCCAGCATGTCTGCCCCTGCCGCCGCCGCCTGCCTTTAAATCCATGGAAGTGGCCAACTTCTACTACGAGGCGGACTGCTTGGCTGCTGCGTACGCCGGCAAGGCGGCCCCCGCGGCGCCCCCCGCGGCCAGACCCGGGCCGCGCCCCCCCGCCGGCGAGCTGGGTAGCATCGGCGACCACGAGCGCGCCATCGACTTCAGCCCGTACCTGGAGCCGCTGGGCGCGCCGCAGGCCCCGGCGCCGGCCACAGCCACGGACACCTTTGAGGCGGCTccgcccgcgcccgcccccgCGCCCGCCTCCTCCGGGCAGCACCACGACTTCCTCTCCGACCTCTTCTCCGACGACTACGGGGGCAAGAACTGCAAGAAGGCGTCCGAGTACGGCTACGtgagcctggggcgcctgggggccgCTAAGGGCGCGCTGCACCCCGGCTGCTTCGCGCCCCTGcacccgccgcccccgccgccgccgccgcagcccgCCGAGCTCAAGGCGGAGCCGGGCTTCGAGCCCGCGGACTGCAAGCGGAAGGAGGAGGCCGGAGCGCCGGGCGGCGGTGCCGCAGGCATGGCGGCTGGCTTCCCGTACGCGCTGCGCGCCTACCTCGGCTACCAGGCGGTGCCGAGCGGCAGCAGCGGGAGCCTGTCCACGTCCTCGTCATCCAGCCCGCCCGGCACGCCGAGCCCCGCCGACGCCAAGGCGCCCCCGGCCGCCTGCTATGCGGGGGCGGCGCCGGCGCCCTCGCAGGTCAAGAGCAAGGCCAAGAAGACGGTGGACAAGCACAGCGACGAGTACAAGATCCGGCGCGAGCGCAACAACATCGCGGTGCGCAAGAGCCGCGACAAGGCCAAGATGCGCAACCTGGAGACGCAGCACAAGGTCCTGGAGCTCACGGCCGAGAACGAGCGGCTCCAGAAGAAGGTGGAGCAGCTGTCGCGCGAGCTCAGCACCCTGCGGAACTTGTTCAAGCAGCTGCCCGAGCCCCTGCTCGCCTCCTCCGGCCACTGCTAG